From the Streptomyces nigrescens genome, one window contains:
- the asnB gene encoding asparagine synthase (glutamine-hydrolyzing) produces the protein MCGIAGFYGSSLPPQEYENLIHGMLAQIEHRGPDEAGCLLDDRLAMGTVRLSIIDLSTGSQPVGSADGRYWLCYNGELYNYRELREKLTARGFAFRTASDTEVVLNAWAAWGLDCLPRFNGAFAFALYDSTTGELHLVRDRFGKRPLYVARHRGAWLFASEMKAFLAYPDFSFAFDEAQMASVFATWTPLPGQSGYRGIEQIPMGEYLSVRGDEVRRGRWATLDLDAGPAPESEREAVELVRADLEAAVDVRLRSDVEVGVYASGGLDSSIIAHLAAQRTNRPLRTFSIEFEDAEFDESAEQAELAAHLGTRHSTVRVTDEDVVDAFPEAVRHAEVPVFRTAFVPMYLLAGHVRSEGIKVVLSGEGADEAFLGYGIFKDTQLLSTWHELDDDTRLRRLSRIYPYLRHFNSDDGHRRMLGLYRQFTEETLPGLFSHQMRFQNGRFAARLLKNTGDPFAALGELVADEPGYAQLTPVQKAQWLEFRTLLSGYLLSTQGERMTLAHGVENRCPFLDPAVVRRAASVNLRFGDPYDEKYLLKRAYADVLPERIVKKGKFPYRAPDSAAFVRSRPEHRELLTDPHTLDEIGVLDARFVKRFTDRVFDSPPEQIGTKENQAFVLLASTVWLHHWYVRGNARRRTPLGVPLYVVDRRSGALSA, from the coding sequence ATGTGCGGCATAGCCGGCTTCTACGGAAGCTCCCTGCCCCCGCAGGAGTACGAGAACCTGATCCACGGCATGCTCGCCCAGATCGAGCACCGCGGTCCGGACGAGGCGGGCTGCTTGCTCGACGACCGGCTGGCCATGGGCACGGTACGGCTGAGCATCATCGACCTGTCCACCGGTTCGCAGCCGGTCGGCAGCGCCGACGGCCGCTACTGGCTCTGCTACAACGGCGAGCTGTACAACTACCGCGAGCTGCGCGAGAAGCTGACCGCCCGCGGCTTCGCCTTCCGCACCGCGTCCGACACCGAGGTCGTGCTGAACGCCTGGGCCGCCTGGGGCCTCGACTGCCTGCCCCGTTTCAACGGCGCCTTCGCGTTCGCCCTCTACGACAGCACCACCGGCGAACTGCACCTGGTGCGCGACCGGTTCGGCAAGCGGCCCCTGTACGTGGCGCGCCACCGCGGTGCGTGGCTGTTCGCCTCCGAGATGAAGGCGTTCCTCGCCTACCCCGACTTCAGCTTCGCTTTCGACGAGGCACAGATGGCGTCGGTCTTCGCCACCTGGACCCCGCTGCCCGGCCAGAGCGGCTACCGCGGGATCGAGCAGATTCCCATGGGTGAGTACCTGTCCGTGCGCGGCGACGAGGTCCGGCGTGGCCGCTGGGCCACGCTCGACCTGGACGCGGGCCCGGCCCCGGAGAGCGAGCGGGAGGCCGTCGAGCTCGTCCGCGCGGACCTCGAAGCCGCGGTCGACGTGCGCCTGCGCAGCGATGTCGAGGTCGGCGTCTACGCCTCCGGCGGCCTGGACTCCTCGATCATCGCGCACCTCGCAGCCCAGCGGACGAACCGCCCGCTGCGGACGTTCTCGATCGAGTTCGAGGACGCGGAGTTCGACGAATCGGCCGAACAGGCCGAGCTGGCAGCGCATTTGGGCACGCGCCACTCCACCGTGCGCGTGACCGACGAGGATGTCGTCGACGCCTTCCCCGAAGCCGTCCGGCACGCCGAGGTGCCCGTCTTCCGCACCGCCTTCGTCCCCATGTACCTGCTGGCAGGCCATGTCCGGAGCGAAGGGATCAAGGTCGTGCTCAGCGGCGAGGGCGCCGACGAGGCCTTCCTCGGCTACGGCATCTTCAAGGACACGCAGCTGCTCTCGACCTGGCACGAGCTGGACGACGACACCCGCCTGCGCCGCTTGAGCCGGATCTACCCGTACCTGCGCCACTTCAACAGCGACGACGGCCACCGCCGGATGCTCGGCCTCTACCGGCAGTTCACCGAGGAGACCCTGCCCGGCCTCTTCTCCCACCAGATGCGGTTCCAGAACGGCCGCTTCGCCGCACGCCTGCTCAAGAACACGGGCGACCCGTTCGCGGCCCTCGGGGAACTCGTGGCCGACGAGCCCGGCTACGCACAGCTCACCCCCGTGCAGAAGGCTCAGTGGCTGGAGTTCCGCACGCTCCTGAGCGGCTACCTGCTCTCGACCCAGGGCGAGCGCATGACGCTGGCCCACGGCGTCGAGAACCGCTGCCCCTTCCTCGACCCGGCGGTGGTCCGCCGCGCCGCATCGGTCAACCTGCGGTTCGGCGACCCCTATGACGAGAAGTACCTGCTCAAGCGCGCCTACGCCGACGTGCTGCCGGAACGGATCGTGAAGAAGGGAAAGTTCCCCTACCGCGCCCCGGACAGCGCCGCGTTCGTCCGCTCCCGCCCCGAGCACCGTGAGCTGCTGACCGACCCCCACACCCTCGACGAGATCGGTGTGCTCGACGCGCGCTTCGTGAAGCGGTTCACCGACCGCGTCTTCGACAGCCCGCCCGAGCAGATCGGCACGAAGGAGAACCAGGCCTTCGTCCTCCTGGCGTCGACGGTCTGGCTGCACCACTGGTACGTGCGCGGCAACGCCCGCCGCCGGACCCCGCTCGGGGTCCCCCTGTACGTCGTCGACCGGCGCAGCGGCGCCCTGTCGGCCTAG
- the fabD gene encoding ACP S-malonyltransferase codes for MFRPGRCKGGVAGCPSSETTAERGGHEPAGRLLCHHPRTHRRGPGVKASAAGPPAVFFPGQGSQKRGMGAGLFDRFPELTAAAGDVLGHDLPRLCLEDPDGRLDDTRYTQPALYVVNALAYQDSLERGEPEGAYLLGHSLGEYNALHAAGAFDFETGLKLVVKRGELMARATDGAMLAVVGPDADEVRAFLAEEGLSRLDIANINTPVQTVLSGALDEIERAHKTLDARGTRVARLKVSAAFHSRFMAPARDEFAAFLKGFRFAPLRATVIANLTARPYTDQDIAATLSEQICGSVQWLDSVRYLLERTTAGHCREVGEGGVLTRMIRQIDAAPARQVPKPQPRSRPRLFCIAYAGGDERAYAGLAEHCPDVDVVTLERPGRGRRAAEPLLREPAAIVDDLLRQLRDRLDAPYALYGHSLGARLALLLCRRLRAERLPAPAHLFVSGESGPSIPSRERHTWELSTDAFWDHLKELGGIPAELWEHPDLMAFYEPVLRADFAALGAYRHEDAPPLDVPVTAMAGDDEQLTRADLEGWQRESTRPLTTHRFPGDHFFIRAQWPALARIVTAGLAAP; via the coding sequence ATGTTCCGGCCAGGCCGCTGCAAGGGGGGTGTCGCAGGCTGCCCGTCATCGGAAACCACCGCTGAACGGGGAGGCCATGAACCCGCCGGACGACTGCTCTGCCATCACCCGAGAACTCACCGCCGCGGGCCCGGCGTGAAGGCTTCCGCAGCGGGACCGCCCGCCGTGTTCTTCCCCGGCCAGGGGTCCCAGAAGCGCGGCATGGGAGCCGGCCTCTTCGACCGGTTCCCCGAACTGACCGCGGCGGCCGGCGACGTCCTCGGCCATGACCTCCCGCGGCTGTGTCTGGAGGACCCGGACGGGCGGCTCGACGACACGCGCTACACCCAGCCCGCGCTCTATGTCGTCAACGCCCTCGCCTACCAGGACTCGCTGGAGCGCGGCGAACCCGAGGGCGCGTACCTGCTGGGCCACAGCCTCGGTGAGTACAACGCCCTGCACGCCGCCGGCGCCTTCGACTTCGAGACCGGACTGAAGCTCGTCGTCAAGCGGGGCGAGCTGATGGCCCGGGCCACGGACGGGGCCATGCTCGCCGTCGTGGGGCCGGACGCGGACGAGGTGCGGGCCTTCCTCGCCGAGGAGGGCCTGTCGCGGCTCGACATCGCCAACATCAACACCCCTGTCCAGACCGTGCTGTCCGGGGCTCTGGACGAGATCGAGCGTGCGCACAAGACGCTCGACGCGCGCGGGACCCGGGTCGCCCGTCTGAAGGTCTCGGCCGCCTTCCACTCGCGGTTCATGGCCCCCGCCCGCGACGAGTTCGCCGCCTTCCTCAAAGGCTTCCGGTTCGCGCCCCTGCGGGCCACGGTGATCGCCAACCTCACCGCGCGGCCGTACACGGACCAGGACATCGCCGCGACGCTCAGCGAGCAGATCTGCGGATCGGTGCAGTGGCTGGACAGCGTCCGCTACCTGCTGGAGCGCACGACCGCCGGCCACTGCCGTGAGGTGGGCGAGGGAGGAGTCCTGACCCGAATGATCCGGCAGATCGACGCGGCCCCCGCCCGCCAGGTGCCGAAGCCGCAGCCCCGGTCGCGGCCACGCCTGTTCTGCATCGCCTACGCCGGAGGCGACGAGCGCGCCTACGCAGGACTCGCCGAACACTGCCCGGACGTCGACGTCGTGACGCTGGAACGCCCCGGACGCGGCCGGCGCGCCGCCGAGCCGCTGCTGCGGGAACCCGCCGCGATCGTCGACGATCTGCTCAGGCAGCTGCGGGACCGGCTCGACGCCCCGTACGCGCTCTACGGCCACAGTCTCGGAGCCCGGCTGGCGCTCCTGCTCTGCCGCCGGCTGCGCGCTGAGCGGCTCCCCGCACCGGCCCACCTGTTCGTCTCGGGGGAGAGCGGACCGTCGATCCCGAGCCGGGAGCGCCACACCTGGGAGCTGTCCACGGACGCCTTCTGGGACCACCTCAAGGAGCTCGGGGGGATCCCGGCGGAGCTGTGGGAGCACCCCGACCTGATGGCGTTCTACGAGCCCGTCCTGCGGGCCGACTTCGCCGCGCTGGGCGCCTACCGGCACGAGGACGCCCCGCCGCTGGACGTGCCGGTCACCGCCATGGCCGGCGACGACGAGCAGCTCACCCGGGCCGACCTGGAGGGCTGGCAACGGGAGAGCACCCGGCCCCTGACCACACACCGGTTTCCCGGCGACCACTTCTTCATCCGGGCCCAGTGGCCCGCGCTGGCCCGGATCGTCACTGCCGGGCTCGCGGCCCCCTGA
- a CDS encoding acyl carrier protein translates to MTTAMKQELKKHMEEQFMFEFDSDITEDTDLFKAGILDSFGYLSLMKHVEEEYGVPLGEEILGNVMVSLSGIVGFVDTARARAAGSR, encoded by the coding sequence GTGACGACAGCCATGAAGCAGGAACTCAAGAAGCACATGGAAGAGCAGTTCATGTTCGAGTTCGACTCGGACATCACCGAGGACACCGACCTGTTCAAGGCGGGCATCCTCGACTCGTTCGGCTACCTCTCGCTGATGAAGCACGTCGAGGAGGAGTACGGCGTGCCGCTCGGCGAGGAGATCCTCGGCAACGTCATGGTCTCGCTGTCCGGCATCGTCGGGTTCGTCGACACCGCCCGCGCGCGGGCCGCCGGGAGCCGGTGA